A region from the Gossypium hirsutum isolate 1008001.06 chromosome A08, Gossypium_hirsutum_v2.1, whole genome shotgun sequence genome encodes:
- the LOC107933960 gene encoding protein FANTASTIC FOUR 1-like, whose protein sequence is MATETLDDKKPEEEEVIDKENEEGSKEVLEKQMEVEKKKNDEEEEEEEEEEKRGEEEEEESEDEGTKKVKDSSRKGSSRNLSHGTQLKDIPNGIHLFSCLFVFPPKVLLNITWLLIMFNSQNQLMVESISELQKKTKNVMKMIIFSPTRTKNENG, encoded by the exons ATGGCGACAGAAACGCTAGATGACAAGAAACCGGAGGAAGAGGAGGTGATAGATAAAGAAAACGAAGAAGGAAGTAAGGAGGTTTTGGAGAAACAAATGGAAGTTGAAAAGAAGAAGaacgatgaagaagaagaagaagaggaggaggaagagAAGAGGggggaggaggaagaagaagagagtgAAGATGAAGGGACTAAAAAGGTCAAAGATAGTAGTAGAAAGGGGAGTTCTAGAAATCTG AGTCATGGTACTCAGCTTAAAGATATTCCCAATGGTATACATCTCTTCTCTTGCTTATTTGTTTTTCCCCCTAAGGTTCTACT CAACATAACTTGGTTGTTGATAATGTTTAACTCGCAGAATCAACTTATGGTTGAATCaatttctgagcttcagaaaaaG ACAAAAAatgtgatgaagatgattatATTCTCACCTACCAGGACAAAGAATGAGAATGGCTGA
- the LOC107933952 gene encoding uncharacterized protein: MSIMPFSDALPDPLPVLTHAIAGYSNHNSVDEYCEKCVKPEDVVGVEEVKSSDEKLSEDEYTASDDEEIAKKQIFRHILCPAYSLRKLSCVVHDVQLQENSNTTELGNMWKNSYLPLFVITFHGCLCKLIHYRSIIQVFIHC; this comes from the exons ATGTCAATTATGCCTTTCTCTGATGCCCTTCCCGACCCTCTTCCTGTTCTCACCCATGCCATTGCTGGCTACTCCAATCATAACAGCGTCGACG AATACTGTGAGAAATGTGTCAAGCCTGAGGATGTTGTAGGAGTAGAAGAAGTGAAGTCAAGTGACGAAAAATTGAGTGAAGATGAATATACTGCCTCGGATGATGAGGAAATCGCCAAAAAACAGATCTTTAGGCACATATTATGCCCTGCGTACTCGCTACGAAAATTGTCTTGTGTTGTACATGATGTTCAGCTCCAGGAAAATTCTAACACGACAGAACTGGGGAACATGTGGAAAAATTCCTACTTACCCCTTTTTGTCATTACTTTCCATGGATGTTTGTGTAAATTAATTCACTATCGTTCAATAATTCAAGTATTTATCCACTGCTGA